In Sphaeramia orbicularis chromosome 14, fSphaOr1.1, whole genome shotgun sequence, the following are encoded in one genomic region:
- the slc7a1a gene encoding high affinity cationic amino acid transporter 1 isoform X2 produces MRSRRVYKGVCNLSPVTSEPGPKFSLPLPFPPLPEAKLSSMALEKLLRFGKQLLRVKVVNCNSEDSRLSRCLNTFDLVALGVGSTLGAGVYVLAGAVARVNSGPAIVLSFLIAALASVLAGLCYAEFGARVPKTGSAYLYSYVTVGELWAFITGWNLILSYIIGTSSVARAWSATFDELIGKHIEHFCRQYMSMNAPGVLAEYPDMFAVLIIITLTGLLAFGVKESAMVNKVFTCINILVLLFMVISGLVKGTLKNWQIDPDEILRGNYTSDSSNNLTDILPTKESLGEGGFMPFGFTGVLSGAATCFYAFVGFDCIATTGEEVKNPQRAIPIGIVSSLLICFVAYFGVSAALTLMMPYYLLDSNSPLPVAFKYVGWGGAKYAVAVGSLCALSTSLLGSMFPLPRIIFAMARDGLLFSFLARISERKSPITSTMAAGVMSAIMAFLFDLKDLVDLMSIGTLLAYTLVAACVLVLRYQPEQPSVVYQMASTQEEAELSDGISVPSMGILPGVEERLSFKTVLFPDNSEPSTLSGFTVNICASVLGLLILVFSVLAVQGGKAVWNIITLTVIFMVCLLLIFVIWRQPESKTKLSFKVPLLPFIPVISMFVNVYLMMQLDKGTWVRFSVWMAIGMVIYFCYGIHHSNEGLMNRSTPDAEMEIFKPDHELESMSTEKEAFLHSGTELLEDDE; encoded by the exons GGCGTGTGTAACCTCTCCCCTGTGACCTCTGAACCCGGGCCGAAgttctccctccccctccccttccctcccctcccTGAGGCCAAACTGTCATCGATGGCGTTGGAGAAGCTTCTGCGTTTCGGGAAGCAGCTGCTGAGGGTGAAGGTGGTGAACTGTAACTCAGAGGATTCTCGTCTGTCCCGATGCCTCAACACATTCGACCTGGTGGCCCTGGGCGTGGGCAGCACACTGGGCGCTGGAGTGTATGTGCTCGCCGGTGCTGTGGCTCGAGTAAACTCAG GGCCTGCTATTGTGCTGTCTTTTCTCATCGCTGCCTTAGCGTCAGTGTTGGCAGGTCTGTGCTATGCTGAGTTTGGAGCTCGTGTTCCTAAAACAGGCTCAGCATATTTGTACTCATATGTGACTGTAGGGGAACTATGGGCCTTCATCACTGGATGGAATCTCATCCTCTCCTATATTATTG GTACCTCTAGCGTGGCCCGTGCATGGAGCGCTACCTTTGATGAGTTAATAGGGAAGCACATAGAGCATTTCTGCAGACAGTACATGTCCATGAATGCACCAGGTGTATTAGCAGAATACCCTGACATGTTTGCTGTTCTCATCATAATCACCCTCACAG GTCTGCTGGCATTTGGGGTGAAAGAGTCAGCAATGGTGAACAAGGTGTTTACTTGTATCAACATCCTAGTCTTGTTGTTCATGGTGATTTCTGGCCTCGTCAAAGGCACGTTAAAAAACTGGCAGATAGACCCTGATGAGATTCTACGTGGAAATTACACAAGTGACTCCAGCAACAA TTTAACAGACATCCTTCCAACCAAAGAGAGTTTAGGAGAGGGTGGCTTCATGCCGTTCGGTTTCACAGGCGTCTTGTCTGGAGCTGCTACCTGTTTCTACGCCTTTGTGGGATTTGACTGCATCGCCACCACAG GTGAAGAGGTGAAGAACCCTCAGAGAGCCATCCCTATCGGTATCGTATCCTCTCTGCTCATCTGCTTCGTGGCGTACTTCGGTGTTTCTGCTGCCCTCACCCTCATGATGCCATACTACCTGCTGGACAGCAACAGCCCTCTGCCTGTAGCCTTCAAATATGTGGGATGGGGCGGGGCCAAGTACGCCGTGGCTGTCGGCTCTCTTTGTGCTTTGTCCACAAG TCTGCTGGGCTCAATGTTCCCCCTGCCCCGTATAATCTTTGCCATGGCACGGGATGGCCTGCTCTTCTCCTTCCTGGCCCGCATCAGCGAGAGGAAATCCCCCATAACATCCACGATGGCCGCTGGGGTTATGTCTG CTATCATGGCATTTCTGTTTGACCTGAAGGACCTCGTGGACCTGATGTCAATAGGGACGCTGCTGGCTTACACATTAGTGGCTGCCTGTGTCCTGGTTCTCag GTACCAGCCTGAGCAGCCCAGTGTGGTGTATCAGATGGCCAGTACtcaggaggaggcggagcttagtGACGGCATCAGTGTCCCCAGTATGGGCATCTTGCCTGGCGTGGAGGAGAGGCTTAGTTTCAAAACCGTCCTGTTTCCAGACAACTCTGAGCCGTCAACGCTGTCGGGATTCACCGTTAACATCTGCGCCTCCGTCTTGG GTTTGCTGATTCTAGTGTTCAGTGTACTGGCAGTGCAGGGTGGTAAGGCTGTGTGGAATATCATAACCCTCACTGTCATCTTCATGGTGTGTCTCCTCCTTATCTTTGTCATCTGGAGACAACCAGAGAGCAAGACAAAACTGTCCTTCAAG GTTCCTCTCCTTCCCTTCATCCCAGTCATAAGCATGTTTGTCAATGTCTACCTGATGATGCAGCTGGACAAGGGAACCTGGGTACGGTTTTCAGTCTGGATGGCTATTG GTATGGTGATCTACTTTTGCTACGGTATTCATCATAGTAATGAAGGACTCATGAACAGATCCACTCCAGATGCAGAGATGGAGATCTTCAAGCCTGATCATGAATTAGAGTCCATGTCAACAGAAAAAGAAGCCTTCCTTCACAGCGGCACTGAACTCCTGGAGGACGATGAGTGA
- the slc7a1a gene encoding high affinity cationic amino acid transporter 1 isoform X3, whose product MALEKLLRFGKQLLRVKVVNCNSEDSRLSRCLNTFDLVALGVGSTLGAGVYVLAGAVARVNSGPAIVLSFLIAALASVLAGLCYAEFGARVPKTGSAYLYSYVTVGELWAFITGWNLILSYIIGTSSVARAWSATFDELIGKHIEHFCRQYMSMNAPGVLAEYPDMFAVLIIITLTGLLAFGVKESAMVNKVFTCINILVLLFMVISGLVKGTLKNWQIDPDEILRGNYTSDSSNNLTDILPTKESLGEGGFMPFGFTGVLSGAATCFYAFVGFDCIATTGEEVKNPQRAIPIGIVSSLLICFVAYFGVSAALTLMMPYYLLDSNSPLPVAFKYVGWGGAKYAVAVGSLCALSTSLLGAMFPIPRVIWAMADDGLLFKFMAEISPRTKTPLTATLTSGAGAAIMAFLFDLKDLVDLMSIGTLLAYTLVAACVLVLRYQPEQPSVVYQMASTQEEAELSDGISVPSMGILPGVEERLSFKTVLFPDNSEPSTLSGFTVNICASVLGLLILVFSVLAVQGGKAVWNIITLTVIFMVCLLLIFVIWRQPESKTKLSFKVPLLPFIPVISMFVNVYLMMQLDKGTWVRFSVWMAIGMVIYFCYGIHHSNEGLMNRSTPDAEMEIFKPDHELESMSTEKEAFLHSGTELLEDDE is encoded by the exons ATGGCGTTGGAGAAGCTTCTGCGTTTCGGGAAGCAGCTGCTGAGGGTGAAGGTGGTGAACTGTAACTCAGAGGATTCTCGTCTGTCCCGATGCCTCAACACATTCGACCTGGTGGCCCTGGGCGTGGGCAGCACACTGGGCGCTGGAGTGTATGTGCTCGCCGGTGCTGTGGCTCGAGTAAACTCAG GGCCTGCTATTGTGCTGTCTTTTCTCATCGCTGCCTTAGCGTCAGTGTTGGCAGGTCTGTGCTATGCTGAGTTTGGAGCTCGTGTTCCTAAAACAGGCTCAGCATATTTGTACTCATATGTGACTGTAGGGGAACTATGGGCCTTCATCACTGGATGGAATCTCATCCTCTCCTATATTATTG GTACCTCTAGCGTGGCCCGTGCATGGAGCGCTACCTTTGATGAGTTAATAGGGAAGCACATAGAGCATTTCTGCAGACAGTACATGTCCATGAATGCACCAGGTGTATTAGCAGAATACCCTGACATGTTTGCTGTTCTCATCATAATCACCCTCACAG GTCTGCTGGCATTTGGGGTGAAAGAGTCAGCAATGGTGAACAAGGTGTTTACTTGTATCAACATCCTAGTCTTGTTGTTCATGGTGATTTCTGGCCTCGTCAAAGGCACGTTAAAAAACTGGCAGATAGACCCTGATGAGATTCTACGTGGAAATTACACAAGTGACTCCAGCAACAA TTTAACAGACATCCTTCCAACCAAAGAGAGTTTAGGAGAGGGTGGCTTCATGCCGTTCGGTTTCACAGGCGTCTTGTCTGGAGCTGCTACCTGTTTCTACGCCTTTGTGGGATTTGACTGCATCGCCACCACAG GTGAAGAGGTGAAGAACCCTCAGAGAGCCATCCCTATCGGTATCGTATCCTCTCTGCTCATCTGCTTCGTGGCGTACTTCGGTGTTTCTGCTGCCCTCACCCTCATGATGCCATACTACCTGCTGGACAGCAACAGCCCTCTGCCTGTAGCCTTCAAATATGTGGGATGGGGCGGGGCCAAGTACGCCGTGGCTGTCGGCTCTCTTTGTGCTTTGTCCACAAG CCTGCTGGGTGCTATGTTCCCCATACCTCGTGTCATCTGGGCTATGGCTGACGATGGGCTGCTTTTCAAGTTCATGGCTGAGATCAGCCCCCGCACCAAAACCCCGCTAACTGCAACCCTAACCTCAGGCGCAGGGGCAG CTATCATGGCATTTCTGTTTGACCTGAAGGACCTCGTGGACCTGATGTCAATAGGGACGCTGCTGGCTTACACATTAGTGGCTGCCTGTGTCCTGGTTCTCag GTACCAGCCTGAGCAGCCCAGTGTGGTGTATCAGATGGCCAGTACtcaggaggaggcggagcttagtGACGGCATCAGTGTCCCCAGTATGGGCATCTTGCCTGGCGTGGAGGAGAGGCTTAGTTTCAAAACCGTCCTGTTTCCAGACAACTCTGAGCCGTCAACGCTGTCGGGATTCACCGTTAACATCTGCGCCTCCGTCTTGG GTTTGCTGATTCTAGTGTTCAGTGTACTGGCAGTGCAGGGTGGTAAGGCTGTGTGGAATATCATAACCCTCACTGTCATCTTCATGGTGTGTCTCCTCCTTATCTTTGTCATCTGGAGACAACCAGAGAGCAAGACAAAACTGTCCTTCAAG GTTCCTCTCCTTCCCTTCATCCCAGTCATAAGCATGTTTGTCAATGTCTACCTGATGATGCAGCTGGACAAGGGAACCTGGGTACGGTTTTCAGTCTGGATGGCTATTG GTATGGTGATCTACTTTTGCTACGGTATTCATCATAGTAATGAAGGACTCATGAACAGATCCACTCCAGATGCAGAGATGGAGATCTTCAAGCCTGATCATGAATTAGAGTCCATGTCAACAGAAAAAGAAGCCTTCCTTCACAGCGGCACTGAACTCCTGGAGGACGATGAGTGA
- the slc7a1a gene encoding high affinity cationic amino acid transporter 1 isoform X1 gives MRSRRVYKGVCNLSPVTSEPGPKFSLPLPFPPLPEAKLSSMALEKLLRFGKQLLRVKVVNCNSEDSRLSRCLNTFDLVALGVGSTLGAGVYVLAGAVARVNSGPAIVLSFLIAALASVLAGLCYAEFGARVPKTGSAYLYSYVTVGELWAFITGWNLILSYIIGTSSVARAWSATFDELIGKHIEHFCRQYMSMNAPGVLAEYPDMFAVLIIITLTGLLAFGVKESAMVNKVFTCINILVLLFMVISGLVKGTLKNWQIDPDEILRGNYTSDSSNNLTDILPTKESLGEGGFMPFGFTGVLSGAATCFYAFVGFDCIATTGEEVKNPQRAIPIGIVSSLLICFVAYFGVSAALTLMMPYYLLDSNSPLPVAFKYVGWGGAKYAVAVGSLCALSTSLLGAMFPIPRVIWAMADDGLLFKFMAEISPRTKTPLTATLTSGAGAAIMAFLFDLKDLVDLMSIGTLLAYTLVAACVLVLRYQPEQPSVVYQMASTQEEAELSDGISVPSMGILPGVEERLSFKTVLFPDNSEPSTLSGFTVNICASVLGLLILVFSVLAVQGGKAVWNIITLTVIFMVCLLLIFVIWRQPESKTKLSFKVPLLPFIPVISMFVNVYLMMQLDKGTWVRFSVWMAIGMVIYFCYGIHHSNEGLMNRSTPDAEMEIFKPDHELESMSTEKEAFLHSGTELLEDDE, from the exons GGCGTGTGTAACCTCTCCCCTGTGACCTCTGAACCCGGGCCGAAgttctccctccccctccccttccctcccctcccTGAGGCCAAACTGTCATCGATGGCGTTGGAGAAGCTTCTGCGTTTCGGGAAGCAGCTGCTGAGGGTGAAGGTGGTGAACTGTAACTCAGAGGATTCTCGTCTGTCCCGATGCCTCAACACATTCGACCTGGTGGCCCTGGGCGTGGGCAGCACACTGGGCGCTGGAGTGTATGTGCTCGCCGGTGCTGTGGCTCGAGTAAACTCAG GGCCTGCTATTGTGCTGTCTTTTCTCATCGCTGCCTTAGCGTCAGTGTTGGCAGGTCTGTGCTATGCTGAGTTTGGAGCTCGTGTTCCTAAAACAGGCTCAGCATATTTGTACTCATATGTGACTGTAGGGGAACTATGGGCCTTCATCACTGGATGGAATCTCATCCTCTCCTATATTATTG GTACCTCTAGCGTGGCCCGTGCATGGAGCGCTACCTTTGATGAGTTAATAGGGAAGCACATAGAGCATTTCTGCAGACAGTACATGTCCATGAATGCACCAGGTGTATTAGCAGAATACCCTGACATGTTTGCTGTTCTCATCATAATCACCCTCACAG GTCTGCTGGCATTTGGGGTGAAAGAGTCAGCAATGGTGAACAAGGTGTTTACTTGTATCAACATCCTAGTCTTGTTGTTCATGGTGATTTCTGGCCTCGTCAAAGGCACGTTAAAAAACTGGCAGATAGACCCTGATGAGATTCTACGTGGAAATTACACAAGTGACTCCAGCAACAA TTTAACAGACATCCTTCCAACCAAAGAGAGTTTAGGAGAGGGTGGCTTCATGCCGTTCGGTTTCACAGGCGTCTTGTCTGGAGCTGCTACCTGTTTCTACGCCTTTGTGGGATTTGACTGCATCGCCACCACAG GTGAAGAGGTGAAGAACCCTCAGAGAGCCATCCCTATCGGTATCGTATCCTCTCTGCTCATCTGCTTCGTGGCGTACTTCGGTGTTTCTGCTGCCCTCACCCTCATGATGCCATACTACCTGCTGGACAGCAACAGCCCTCTGCCTGTAGCCTTCAAATATGTGGGATGGGGCGGGGCCAAGTACGCCGTGGCTGTCGGCTCTCTTTGTGCTTTGTCCACAAG CCTGCTGGGTGCTATGTTCCCCATACCTCGTGTCATCTGGGCTATGGCTGACGATGGGCTGCTTTTCAAGTTCATGGCTGAGATCAGCCCCCGCACCAAAACCCCGCTAACTGCAACCCTAACCTCAGGCGCAGGGGCAG CTATCATGGCATTTCTGTTTGACCTGAAGGACCTCGTGGACCTGATGTCAATAGGGACGCTGCTGGCTTACACATTAGTGGCTGCCTGTGTCCTGGTTCTCag GTACCAGCCTGAGCAGCCCAGTGTGGTGTATCAGATGGCCAGTACtcaggaggaggcggagcttagtGACGGCATCAGTGTCCCCAGTATGGGCATCTTGCCTGGCGTGGAGGAGAGGCTTAGTTTCAAAACCGTCCTGTTTCCAGACAACTCTGAGCCGTCAACGCTGTCGGGATTCACCGTTAACATCTGCGCCTCCGTCTTGG GTTTGCTGATTCTAGTGTTCAGTGTACTGGCAGTGCAGGGTGGTAAGGCTGTGTGGAATATCATAACCCTCACTGTCATCTTCATGGTGTGTCTCCTCCTTATCTTTGTCATCTGGAGACAACCAGAGAGCAAGACAAAACTGTCCTTCAAG GTTCCTCTCCTTCCCTTCATCCCAGTCATAAGCATGTTTGTCAATGTCTACCTGATGATGCAGCTGGACAAGGGAACCTGGGTACGGTTTTCAGTCTGGATGGCTATTG GTATGGTGATCTACTTTTGCTACGGTATTCATCATAGTAATGAAGGACTCATGAACAGATCCACTCCAGATGCAGAGATGGAGATCTTCAAGCCTGATCATGAATTAGAGTCCATGTCAACAGAAAAAGAAGCCTTCCTTCACAGCGGCACTGAACTCCTGGAGGACGATGAGTGA